Within the candidate division KSB1 bacterium genome, the region AGGCGCGAAGTGATGACACACCGTCTGACCTTGTTGAAATAGAAGCTGGTCTGCCGCCTGCCGCAAACGGCGGTGGCGCCGAAAGTATCGAGGGGCAGGTGTCAGTTGGGGGGAAGGCGGTGCGACCGCGACTTACTGCTCCAGCGGCTTTTCGGAGCTCTCGACGGTGGGAGCGGCTTCGCGCTTCAGGGTGCCGATGGTAATGAAGCTGTAGAGATTGCGACCGCAACTGTTTTCACAGCGAAACTCGCGGAAAATGCGGTCGCATTCCTCCTGACTGTGAACCAGATGGCGTTTGACATTGCCACAAGCTTCGCAGGTAATGATCAATTCTGTGTACTCGATGCCATCCATGAGTTCGGGTGTGGTTGATGTGGGAAAAGGAATCTCGGGCAAAAAAGCACCGCCATTATACTGGAATCTGGGTAGGATTGCAAGCAAAAAAATGCTTGCACACCAGGGGAGTTTTGGTTATATTCGCCGTCACCAAGCGGGAGTAGTTCAGTGGTAGAACACCACCTTGCCAAGGTGGGGGTCGCGGGTTCAAGCCCCGTCTCCCGCTCCACAACGACCCAGACTGAACACAGGCAGACGCTCACCACGTTTGCCTGTCTTTTTAATGAGCCAGGCGGATTGCGCTTTGCAGATCAAGTGATAACCGCCGGCGGGTTGGCGGCGTAGCCAAGTGGTTAAGGCGGAGGTCTGCAAAACCTCTATTCATCGGTTCGACTCCGATCGCCGCCTCAGTGCTTGCGCTTCCGGCGCCGGGGTGGCGGAACTGGTAGACGCAAGGGACTTAAAATCCCTCGGTTGCGAATGTAACCGTGCCGGTTCGAGTCCGGCCCTCGGCACAGCAAGAGTCTTCGCGGCTTGTGGCTCGCCTGAGTCTACAGGCCTTTTTTGTTTCAGGCAAGCGCGGCCGGCGGGGAAGCGTGCCTGCACTGCAGCGCCGCCACTGCCTCGGCAGTTCAACCTCTCTTTGACCTCATTCAGGAAGGGAAATCATGGGCTTCATGACCGACGCCGTGCACGCCGGCCAGCACCCGGAGGAAACCACCGGTGCAGTGATCGTGCCAATCTTTCAAACCGCCACCTATGCCCAGGAGGCGCCGGCGGTGCACAAAGGGTATGAATACGGTCGCACCGGCAATCCCACCCGCCTGGCGCTGGAGAAGAATCTCGCGGCACTGGAACGCGGCCGGTTTGCCCATGCCTTCTCTTCAGGCATGGCCGCCACCTCGACGGTCACCAAGCTGCTCAAAGCCGGGGATCACGTGGTGTGCACCGCCAACGTCTATGGCGGCACCGCGCGTTACTTTCGGCAAGTGATGGCGGACTTTGGTCTGCAATTCGATTTTGTCGACACTTCTTCACTCGAGCAAGTCGCGCAGGTTTGGCGGCGTGAGACCAAAATGCTGTTTGTGGAATCGCCGACCAATCCCCTGCTCATCCTGTCCGACTTGCGTGCGCTCGCGGATTTTTGTCATGAGCGCAAGGCTCTGCTGGTGGTGGACAACACCTTTCTCAGCCCATATTTCCAGCGCCCCCTGGAGCTGGGTGCCGACCTCGTTGTTCACAGCACGACCAAATTCATCAACGGCCACAGTGATGTCATCGGCGGCGTGGTGGTGACCAGCAATGCGGCGGTGGCAGAACGCCTGGCCTTTCTGCAAAACGCGGTGGGTGCAGTGCCCAGCCCGTTTGACTGCTGGTTGATTCTGCGCTCGACCAAGACACTGCCGCTGCGCATGCGGCAAAGCAACGCCAACGCCATGGCCATTGCCAACTTTCTGGCCGCGGATCCCCGTGTCGTGAAGGTCTACTATCCCGGCCTGGCCTCCCATCCGCAGCATGAACTGGCGAAGCGGCAACAACTCGACCCCTACGGCCAGCCGGGCTTCGGCGGCATGATTTCATTTGAGCTGGCTGATTTCGACACGGCCAAAACTTTTCTCAAAGGCATCAAGTTGTTCACGCTGGCGGAGAGCCTGGGCGGCGTGGAGAGTCTGATTTGCCATCCCACCTCCATGACGCATGCCTCGGTTCCGCCGGAGATGCGCCAGCGCATCGGCCTGCGCGACGGCCTGGTGCGCCTGTCCGTCGGCATTGAAGACGCCGAGGACTTGATCGCCGACTTGCAGCGCGGCTTGCAGCTCATTTCCTGACGGGCGCGCGTCCCGATTCACATTCCCCTGCCGGTGAAGCTGATCAACAACAAGATCTTCGCCAGCGCAGTGCGGCGGTTGCGCCTCGCTGGCGGTTGCGCTGCCGCGGTTGTTTTGCTGCTGGCGCCACCGCTGCGCCCGCAGGACTGGCAGTATCTCCACGCCGGCCGCTTCACCCTCGCCCACGTTGCCTCGGAAGAAAAACTCGCGGCCGGTCTGCTTGTCGAGCTCGAGCGCCAGCAGCAACAGCTCAGCGAACGCCTGCAGTTCCGTCCACGCCGCCCGCTCACGGTTTTTCTCTGCCCCAGCCAGTACAGTTTCGATTATCTCACCCGTCACCTCGTTCCTGATTGGGGCGAGGCGGCGGTGGACGTGAACGGGGGGCGCATGTTTCTCAAATCACCGGCTGCCAACCGCGGCCGTGAGTTGCAGCCGGCAACGCTGCGGCATGAACTCGTGCATGTGATGCTCGCCGAGATGGTGGTGCCCCACCGTGCGCCGCGCTGGTTCGATGAAGGCGTGGCCACCTGGCTGTCCGGTGAAACCCAGCATGTCTCCCCGACGCTCATTTCCAGCGCCATGGCGACGCACTCGCTGCTTTCCTTCGATGCCATCGAAGAGCTGCTCACTTTTCCCAATCCCCGCGCCGGCCTGGCCTATTCCATCAGCTTTCACGCGGTGAATTACCTCGTGCAACAGTACGGCGAGGCGGCACTCGTGCAATATGCCCGCAGCCTGGCCGCGCAGGGCGATCCGCGTGCCGCCTTTCAGGCGGCCTTCCAGAAGGATCTGTGGGATTTTGAAGCCGAATACTTCGACTATCTGCGCGCGAATTTCCGCTGGTATTTCCTGCTCGATGAGAATGTGCTGTGGAGCCTTGCCCTCCTGTTGCTGGTGGTGGCGGGGTTTATTGCCACCCGCCGTCGCATCCGGCGCCGCATGCGGGAAATGCAGGAGGAAGACCGCGACCCGACCTGGCACGAAGCTGACCCCGCGGGCCAGGCTTGAACGGTTCGCGGAAATCTTCGCGGACCGGCCGCCAGCAAACAACTGTCAACCGTGAAGGTGCGCGCCTCGAGGCAAAGGGGAATTGGCATTCATGCACCGTGCTGCGCGGCTGACATCTTGAAAAAGCAAAGAATTCACTTGCGACAGAACCGCGGCCGGCGGCTTGCATTTTTGCGGCTGCTTTGATACCTTGCCGCGACTTTTCGACCGGCAAACCACGCGCCCGCTGCGGCGCCGCGGCAAAATTTCTTCTGAAAACAGGGAGGAGGGATGCGCATCGCATTTGCGACGAGTGAGTGTGTGCCCTTTGTCAAAACCGGCGGCCTGGCGGATGTCAGCGGCGCCCTGCCGCGCGCGCTGGCGGAGGCCGGCATGGAAGTCAAGGTCTTCCTGCCATTGTATGATTCCATACGCGTGCTCGATCATGGTCTCCTTTTCGCCGGCGAGTTGCGCGACCTCCCCCTGCAAATTGGCAATCTCAATCTCACCTGCAACACCTGGTACAAAAAAACGCCCGGACTGAGCCTGGAACATTACTTCATCGACTGCCCGCATTATTTCCACCGCGGCCGGGTTTACACCTCCGATTATGATGAAGACGGCCGTTTCATCCTGCTGCAACAGGCCCTCATCAGCATCCTGCAGCGCTATCATTGGGCGCCGCAGGTGTTGCATGCCAATGACTGGCCCACTGCCCTGCTGCCCGTTTATTTGAAGGACAAATATTACTGGGACCGGCTGTTTGACCACACGGCCAGCGTGCTTTCCATCCACAATCTCGGCTATCAGGGCCGCTTCGGCCGGGAGAGCATCGCGGCAGCCGGGCTGTCCTACGACAAATACTATCCCGGCGGGCCGTATGAATTCCACAACTCGTTTTCCTTCCTGAAAACCGGGATTCTCTACGCCGATCTCATCACCACGGTGAGTGAAACCTATGCCCGCGAGATTCAAACTCCCACCTCTGGCGAGGGCTTGCAGGACATCCTGGCGATGCGGCGCGCGGATCTGCACGGCATTTTGAACGGCATCGATACCAGCGAGTGGAATCCCCGCGTCGACAAGTACATTCCCCACCGCTATGATTTTGACTCCTTCGCGACCAAGGTGCGCAACAAGCAGGCGCTGCTCGCCCGCTTCGGCCTGCCTTTCGATCCCGAGGTGCCGGTGATCGGCATGATCTCGCGTTTGACACCGCAAAAAGGCCTGGAGTTGCTGGCGGGTGCATTTCATGATCTCATGCAAATGCCGCTGCAAATCATCGTGCTGGGCGAGGGCGAGCGAAAATACGAGGAGTTCCTGCAGTGGGCGGTCAGCGCCCATCCGGGAAAGGTGGGGGTGTATCTCGGCTTCAACAACGAATTGGCACACTGGATCACCGCCGGCTGCGACATGTTTCTGATGCCCTCGCGCTATGAGCCATGCGGCTTGAATCAAATGTACAGTCTGAACTATGGCACCGTGCCGATCGTGCGCCGCACCGGCGGCCTGGCGGACACCGTGCACGATTACCATGAATTCCACGGCCAGGGCAACGGCTTTTCGTTTCGTGATTTCACCCCGTATGCCCTGTTTACCAGCGTGCAGCGGGCCGTGCGGCTGTTTCACGAAAAAGCGATCTGGCGTGAAATGGTGCGCCGTGGCATGTCAGAGGATTTTTCGTGGCAGCACGCAGCGCAGAAATATTTGGAAGTGTATCGTCTCGCGGCTGCGCGCAAGCAGTAAACCGGCCGGCCTCCCCGCCGCACCGCTGGCTGCAGCATCGCTGACCATTCAGCCACGGGTCACGGCTTGCAACGGCTCTGCGGTGCAGTTGCGTGTCATGGCAAAGCCGTTGCAGATCCCGCCAAAGTCTTCCGCGCAAGCGCGGTCACAGACGAGCCGCGGCTGCGCCGTCGCAGATTTTCGCCGGTGCACTGTCCGCAGCATTTGATCCCTGCCGGTGGCGCCCCTCATTTGCCCGGCAACGTTATGCCCAGCGTTTTGCACAAGAAGGCATGGATATCGGCGGCTTCTTCGATCTGTTTCGTGGTGGGTTTGCCGCCGCCGTGACCGGCTTTGGTTTCGATGCGAATCAGGATGGGGTTTGGTCCGGCCTGCGCCGCCTGCAGCGTGGCGGCGAATTTTTTCGCATGCGCCGGCACCACGCGATCATCGGTATCGGCGGTGGTGATCAGCGTCGGCGGATAGGCCACCCCCGGTTTGACATTGTGCAGGGGCGAATAGGCATAAAGAAACTTGAAATCCTCCGGTTTGTCGGGATTGCCGTAATCGGAAATCCAGTAACGCCCCACGGTGAATTTGTGATAGCGCAGCATGTCGATCACCGGCACCTGGCAAATGACCGCGCCAAAAAGCTCCGGCCGTTGCACCAGGCAGGCCGCCACCAACAGGCCGCCGTTGCTGCCGCCGCTGATCGCCAGCTTGCGCGGATTGGTGTAGCCGTTGACGCACAGCCACTCCGCCGCCGCAATGAAATCATCGAACACGTTTTGCTTGCGCGCCAGCGTTCCGGCTTGATGCCATTCCTCGCCGTACTCCCCGCCGCCGCGCAAATTGGGAACCGCCAGCACCCCGCCGTTTTCCAGCCACAACGCGTTGCTCACCGAGAAGTAGGGCGTCAGACTCACGTTGAAACCGCCATAGCCGTACAGCAAAACCGGATTCCCGCCATTGCGCGCCAGCCCGCGTTTGTGCGTGAGGAACATCGGCACGCGCGTGCCGTCTTTGGACGTGTAGAAGATCTGCCGTGTCTCGTAGGGTGTGGGATCGAACTTGACCGCCGCGCCGCGGAATTTCACCAGGAGATCGGTGGTGAAATCATAGCGGTGGATCGTGGCCGGAAAGAGAAACGAGGTGAACTGCAGGAACATTTCGCTGTCCTGGCGCCGGCCTGAAAGCCCGGAGATCGAACCAATGGTTGGCAGCGGCAGCTCGCGCACGAAACCGCCGTCGCGATCGAATACTTTCAACACATGATGGGCATCGCGCATATAGGCCACCACGAACTGGTTGTTGACCATGGTGGCGAAGGAAATAACCTCCGGCTGCTCGGGGATGATTTCCCGCCAATGTTCACGCGCCGGCTGTTTCAGGTCGATGGCGATGATGCGGCCGCGCGGTGCCTGCAAGTCGGTTTGAAAGTAAAAGATCGTGCTGTCGTTGTCGATCGGGCTGTAGCCGGCGTCCGCCTCGTCCAGCAGGCGGATGAACGGGCCGTCGCTGTCCACCTCGCGATAGTAAATGCGATTTTTGGGATCGGTGCCGTGATAGACGTAGAGCACGAGATATTTGCCGTCATCGGTGATCATCGGACTGAAGCCCAGCTCTTTGAAGTCCGGCCGCTCGAACACCAATTGATCTTGCATTTGCGGCGTGCCCAGGCGATGGTAGTAGACGCGATTGAAATTGTTCTCATCCTCCTTCGCCACCGTGCCCGGCTCCGGAAAACGGTTATAATAGAATCCCTGGTGATCATGCCGCCACGCGATGCCGGCAAACTTGCACCAGTGCAGTGTTTCCGGGAAATCCTCGCCGGTGTCGATATTGCGAATCCTGATCTCCTGCCAGTCGCTGCCGCGGCTGGAGAGACCATAGGCCAGCAGCCTGCCATCTTTGCTGTAGCTCTGGTTGGTCAGCGCCACCGTGCCATCGGCGCTGAGTTGATTGGGGTCGAGCACGACCCGGGCCTCGCCGTCAAGTGTCTCCTGCATGTACAGCACGGCTTGATTCTGCAGGCCGTCATTTTTGGTGTAGAAGTAGCGGCCGCCTTCGCGCACCGGCACGGAGTAGCGGGGATAATTCCACAGCTCGGTGAGGCGCTGTTTGAGCGCGGCGCGGCTGCTGATCTGCTTCAGATAGCCGAAGGTCAGTTCATTCTGTGCCGCCACCCAGGCGCGCGTGTCTTCCGCTTCCGCCTCTTCGAGCCAGCGATACGGATCCGCGACGCGCACGCCATGATAATCGTCGACCACTTCGACCTTTTTGCTGTGCGGGTATTGCAGCGGCTGCGCCGGCAGCGCCAGCACCGAACCCAGCAGCATCATCATGCTCCTTGCGCAAACACCGGTCCACGACTTTTTGATCTTGACAACGGCTTCCGTGTACACGAGTGGTCCTCCTTTCTTAGAACATGTTGATCGCGAGGCGGCGCGTTTCTCCGGCGCGCAGCACGATCGTCTCGGTTTTTTCCCCGAGTTGGGGATGCACAAACTTCAATTCACACGCGCCGGGCAGCAGCAGGAGCGTGTGTTCGCCGGCGTGCGGCTCCCGGCGCTCACCATTGACATACACCTCGGCCCACGGGTTGATTTGCAGTTCGACCTGTGCCACGTGATCCCACAGCGAAAAGAATAGCGTATCCGGCGAGTGCGCGGCAAGATTCATGGGCAGGCGGAGGGGCGGGAACTTCGGATTCTTGAGGATGAGGGCATGCACGCCAGGAGAGAGGGACAGCGGCGTGGCCAGTGGCGTCATGCCGAGCGAGTCGTCATCGACAAAAACATAGGCCCACGGATTGCTTTGAATGTACAGCATGCGAGATGGCGGCACGCCGGCGCTGTCCACGGCAGGCGGTGCCGCCGGCGGCACCGGGGTGACCGTTGGCGCACTTGCGGCCGCGGCATTGTCCTGCGGCTGTGGTTTTGGCAGGGTGTGCACCGGCTGGAGGGAATCTGCCGCCAGTGGTGCGGTGGTGAACTGGACGGTCTTGCCTTGCGGTGCTTCCCCCGTCCTGGCATGAAATCCCCAATATGCCAGCAGTAGCGCCAGCATCAGACTGGCGGAAGCAGCAAGCCAGCGCCGCCGTATGCCGGGCTTTGACGGTGGCGAAGCGGGCGGTTCGGCGCGCATGAAATCGGCGGCAGCTGGCAACGGCCAATTCTCCGGTGCCGCCAGATACTCGCGCAGCCGCTGTTGCTGCGTTTCCGGGGTGCCGAGCACGAAATGCTGCGCCAGCCAGCTTCGCACGTTTTCTGCGCTGTTCGGGCGCATTGCCGGTTTCTTGGCCAGCAGATGCGCGAACAATTCGTCGAGCACGGCTGGCGCATGCGGGTTGAGGGTGGTGATGGGCAGGGGGGCAACGCGCACGATGGCATTGATTTCCCCGCCAGCGGAAGTGGATTGAAACGGCCGGGCACCGGCAAGCATTTCATAAAGCAGAATGCCCAGGGCGAAGAGATCGATGGCGGGCGTGGCCTTTTCGCCGAGAATGATTTCCGGTGCGAGATAGCCGGGCGAGCCGGTCAATCCGCTGCCGGCCGGCTGCGCGGCATGTGAAGTGGCGAGGTCGAAGTCACACAGCTTGACACAGCCGTCATGGCCGATCAGGATGTTTTCCGGTTTGAGATCACGATGGATGAAATGATGGCGGTGAATTTCCGCGACACCGGCGAGGACATTGTCGAACAGGGTAAGGGCAATGGTGACCGGCAATTTGCCGCCGTGCGGGGAATGCTGCAACAGGCTGCGCAGGGTCCGGCCCTCGAGGTACTCCAGCGTCAGGTAGCGCAACCCCTCAGCCGTGCCGTATGCAATGAGCTTCACGAGATTGGGGTGGGAGAGGCGGGCGTAGATTGCAGCCTCCTGTTCGAAGCGCGTGGCGGCCGCGGACGCGCTGTCGTCAGTGATGAAGGTTTTCACCAGCACCAGTTGCTGGGTGCGGCGGTCGAGCCCGCGATACGTGGCGCCGGTTGCGCTGCGCTTGATTTCGGCGAAGAGCTGGAAGTTGCCGAGGGTTTTCATGCCGGTCGAAACCTGGGGCACTGCCTGTAAATCGACGCGCGGCTTGCCGGAAAGCCGGCACACGCGCCACGGTCATCAAATGCCCGGGCATGGCTGTGCCTCACAGCCACCCGAGGCTGAATGCTCCCCCCGCAATCGCCTCACCCGCGAGAATAATTGGTGGCGGCGCGCCAACATCAGCGCCCGGGCGTTTCGGCACCCAGCAAAGTTCATGTCCGTGCCGGGCTTTGTGAAAATTCCGGGGAGGCAACGGCCAGGCGGAGACAACCGCATTGCCATGAAGATCCCGCAACACAGGCTTCCAGCCTGCCGGCAAACAGGAGGCCTGCGCCACGTTTTCATCCCGATGGGTGCCCATACGGGCATGGCAAATTTCCCCGGAAGTCGGCGGGTTGTGGCGAAGCGACTAATCCGTTGCCTTGAAACGTACAGCCCTCCGCCATGTCATGCTGCAGGAATTTGCCATGTGCATTGGCACACCCATTACGATGAAAACGTCTGCAGGCAGGCTGGAAGCCTGCGCCACGGCATTTTCGTGGTAATCCTGTGAAGATTCAGGCGCGGTGCCGGAGGCCTGGCCGGATTCCCGCTGAATGACACCCGGAATCATCCCTGCCAACCATCAGGTGTTCTGCCACTCCTTCAGGCGGTAATGCAGCCAGCGCCGCGAGACACCGAGTGTTTTCGCCGCTTCCGTCACATTGCCGTGGTGTTGCTGCAACACGCGCTCGACGATTCTGCGCTCATGGTCGCGCAGCGATTGCAGTTCCGTGGTTTCGGGAGCGGAGGGGGTTTCGAGCCGCAAATCCGCGGGGGTGAGATAGTCGCCTTTGGCGAGCAGCACGGCCCGCTCGATGGTGTTGCTCAGCTCGCGCACATTGCCGGGCCAGTCGTGGTTGAGCAGCGCCGTGATTGCCTCGGGCGAGAAGCCGGCAATCGGGCGTTTGGCTTTGGATGCGGCGCGGTCGAGAAAATGCTGGGCCAGCAGAATGATGTCATGGCCGCGATGGCGCAGCGCGGGCAGGTGAATGGTGATGACATTCAGGCGATAGTACAAATCCTCGCGAAAGCGTCCGGCCTTCACTTCGGCGGCGAGATCCTTGTTGGTGGCGGCGAGCACGCGCACGTCGATCTTGCGCACTTTGCTCTCGCCGATGCGCCGCACTTCGCGCTCCTGCAGCACGCGCAACAGCGCGGTTTGAATTTTGGGGCTGATGTCGCCGATTTCATCGAGGAAAATCGTGCCGCCATCCGCCTCTTCGAACAGGCCCTTCTTCTCGTGTGCGGCACCGGTGAAGGCGCCCTGCTTGTGGCCGAAAAGTTCGCTTTCCAGCAGTGTCTCGGGCAGCGCGCCGCAAAACAGCGCGATGAAAGGCTTGTCCTTCAGCCGGCTGTTGTAATGCAGGGCGCGCGCAATCAATTCTTTGCCGGTGCCGCTCTCGCCGAGGATGAGCACGGTGGCGCTGGTGTCCATCACGCTGCGCACGGTGTCCAGCACGCTGCGCATGGCCGGGCTCTGGCCGATGATGCCGGTGAATTCGCTGGCCCCGGCCATGGCCTGGCGCAGCCGCCGGTTTTCGCTGCGGAGCTGGTCGTACATCTGCGCGTTTTCGATGGCGATCGCGGCCTGGTGCGCAAAGGCGTTGAGAAACGGTTCCATTTCCGGACGGAACTTGCCGCGCGTCTCCGTGCTGTCGATGTAGATTGCGCCCAGCCGCCGCGTCTTGACCCGCAACGGCAGACAGGCGGCGGCCACGATTTTCTGGTCGAAGATGCTTTCCGAAGAGCGGAAGCGCGCATCGTCCGCGGGATTGTAGGTGATCAGTGTCCCGCCACCTGCCAGCGCCGCCTCCACGATGCTGCGCGAGAAAGGTGCCATCGCATTGAGCGCGTTGGGGTCGAGATTGTGCGCCACCCGCACCTGCAAATCCGCGGGGTCATCCTTTTCCGACATCAGGATGAAGCCGCGCTGGGCATTCACCGTCTGCAGCGCGATCGCCAGAATGCGCTGCAGCAGCTCATCAATGTCATAAATGGTGTTGATGCTCTCGCTGATCTGCGACAGCGCAAGCAGGGGGTCGGAGAATTCCGCAAGGGGTTCGGACATAGGCACCTGTCGCTGGCAGACCGCCGGGCACGGCCTGCGGTCGTCATTGTCTCAACCAACTCACTGCACGACAAATGTCGCTTCCTTCGAGCGGCTGCTGTTGCCGAAGCGATCGACCACGGCCACCGTCCAAAAATAGGAGCCGCTGGTCAAGCGGCCGGGATAGGGCAACGCCATGGTGCCGGCCGGCAGCTCCGAGATCGTCAGCAACAGCGTTGGAAAGCCGCCGATCAGTTTGAAAACTTGAATGGTGAAAGTGTGCTCGAAGGAGAGCGGCGGCATGAACCATTGCAATTGCGGTGAATGGCTGGTGAGCACCTGGCCGTTTGCCGGCTGTTGCGGCAGCGGCTCCTCGGCGATGACGCGCACCAACTGAAACGGCGCCGACCTCGCCTGCGCACCGGGCGCATCGCGGGCGCTGATGTGAAAGGATTCACCCACCAGATTGTAGGGATTGATCGCGCGGCCGCCGCTCTCCCGCAACTCCTCCGGAGAAAACGTGCGCTCCCATCTCGCGGGCGTGCTGCTGCGCCGCAGGGAATCGTCGAATGCCGCCGCCGGGATCTCCACCTGCACCCGTTGCAGGTCGTTGGGGCCGTCGCCGTCGCTCACTTCCGCGGTCACCGTCAGAAAAACGAAATCGGTGTCGCTCAGTGACGCCCGCGTTTTCACATGCGCGGCGGTTACTTTCGCGCCCGTCACCTGGGGCACGGCATCAAGATGGAAAGCGACTTCCCGGGTTTGTCGCGCTGCCACTTCCACCCCGGCACTGTCGTCAGCAAAACCCTCTGCAGTCACCAGCAACATGTAGCGGCCGGGTGACAGTCCGGAGAAAGTGAATTCCCCGAAGGTGCTGGTGCGCCGGCTTTCGCCGCCGGGCAGCAGACGCACCTCGGCGCCCGGCAGGGGACTGTAAGGTTGATAAAAGCTGGTGACCCTTCCGGTGATAGTGCCCTTCTCCTGATAAGCCGGCGACTCCGGATCGAGCGGATTGCTGTGCTCTGCCGGCGTGGTGCAGGAAAGCAGCCAGCAGCACATGGCGGGCAGAAGTAACGCGCACAACCCCGCCACCCGGCCTGCCAGCGGCTTTGCAATTCGCCCTGTCTTCGTCATTAATTGTGCTACTCTTGAAAAAAAACATCACACCCGCGAAGATGATTTCGGAGCGCAGACCTCCTGTCTGCATTGGCTGACAGACGGGAGGGCTGCGCCACGATCAGTCAAAAACCACGATGCCCGAGGGGGAAAGCCGCTGCTTGGCGAAGTTCTCCTCTTTTCAAACAAACAAGCAAGGCCTTGCAGCGCAGAGTCACTGTATCAAGCAAGAACCAAACCAGACCCTGGCCGCAACTTTCTCGCGAGGTCGAGGTCACTTGCCAGTTCGATACCAGAGCATGCCGCAAATATAGAGATTCGCCATCGAATTTCAAGAACAAACCTGGCTGTTAGCAGCCGGCTTATTTGCGAAGCCAAGCCCAGTGGGCAAGGCTTGCGCGCCCAAGCCAATTTTAAATGCGCAAATTTTGCCCAGCATGGCCTGAAGGAGAGAAGCCGTGTAATGCTAATTCTGAACTTATCGTTTGCAGATAATCGACACAGTAATGGCATCGAGTTTGGATGCGCGGTATACGGACGGATTAATCAGTGTCTTTCTGAAAGCGTTGTCCTCGGCTGAGCCGGGGGCCCTCAAAAACCAGATGCCGTGAAACAGTCGGGATTTGAGACAACGGCCAGGCCGCTGCAGGAACAGTCGTAAAAAGTCAGCGATTTCAGACCCTATCACCTGTTTTTTTACCATCACCTCACAGCATAGAGAGGCTAATGACATGTTGCGACGAAAGCCACACACTTTCGCACTTGGGCTGATAGTGGCGATGTGGGTGTTTTCGTCTGCTGGCACAGTGGCTGCGCAGAGTTTGCAACTTTCACGTCACAGCGATTACTCGACGTCTGACGGAATTTTTGCCTTTATTGACACTTTGCATGTCCGTGTGATTGCAACCAACATCAATTACTTGGATCTGGAGAAGAACGAATTCGAGTTGCAACCCGCCGGCGGTGGCGACAGTCGGAAAGGCAGTTTTCTCAATCATCTGAATGGCAGTTATGAAGCCCGTATTCCGCTGGCTGATTTGAACCAAAGGTATAGCGCCTGGGTGTTTCGTGCGGAAATCCGCGATCATCGCAACGGCCAGTTCAAAGCCGAAGTGCCGATCGTGATTCAAGCCCGGCCCGGGGTTGGTGATTCGCTGCTTGTCACCGGCCGGATCGAAGTGGCCACCAGGGATTATATTATCTTGTCCGGCAACAACGTGATCCATCTCGACAATCGCACCCGGGTGATAGAAGGCGGCCGGATCCTGTCGCCCGGGGACTTGAAGCCGAATTGGAAAGTGCAGGTGCTGGCGGAGCGTCGCTCGGACGACA harbors:
- a CDS encoding sigma-54-dependent Fis family transcriptional regulator, producing MSEPLAEFSDPLLALSQISESINTIYDIDELLQRILAIALQTVNAQRGFILMSEKDDPADLQVRVAHNLDPNALNAMAPFSRSIVEAALAGGGTLITYNPADDARFRSSESIFDQKIVAAACLPLRVKTRRLGAIYIDSTETRGKFRPEMEPFLNAFAHQAAIAIENAQMYDQLRSENRRLRQAMAGASEFTGIIGQSPAMRSVLDTVRSVMDTSATVLILGESGTGKELIARALHYNSRLKDKPFIALFCGALPETLLESELFGHKQGAFTGAAHEKKGLFEEADGGTIFLDEIGDISPKIQTALLRVLQEREVRRIGESKVRKIDVRVLAATNKDLAAEVKAGRFREDLYYRLNVITIHLPALRHRGHDIILLAQHFLDRAASKAKRPIAGFSPEAITALLNHDWPGNVRELSNTIERAVLLAKGDYLTPADLRLETPSAPETTELQSLRDHERRIVERVLQQHHGNVTEAAKTLGVSRRWLHYRLKEWQNT
- a CDS encoding serine/threonine protein kinase, whose amino-acid sequence is MKTLGNFQLFAEIKRSATGATYRGLDRRTQQLVLVKTFITDDSASAAATRFEQEAAIYARLSHPNLVKLIAYGTAEGLRYLTLEYLEGRTLRSLLQHSPHGGKLPVTIALTLFDNVLAGVAEIHRHHFIHRDLKPENILIGHDGCVKLCDFDLATSHAAQPAGSGLTGSPGYLAPEIILGEKATPAIDLFALGILLYEMLAGARPFQSTSAGGEINAIVRVAPLPITTLNPHAPAVLDELFAHLLAKKPAMRPNSAENVRSWLAQHFVLGTPETQQQRLREYLAAPENWPLPAAADFMRAEPPASPPSKPGIRRRWLAASASLMLALLLAYWGFHARTGEAPQGKTVQFTTAPLAADSLQPVHTLPKPQPQDNAAAASAPTVTPVPPAAPPAVDSAGVPPSRMLYIQSNPWAYVFVDDDSLGMTPLATPLSLSPGVHALILKNPKFPPLRLPMNLAAHSPDTLFFSLWDHVAQVELQINPWAEVYVNGERREPHAGEHTLLLLPGACELKFVHPQLGEKTETIVLRAGETRRLAINMF
- a CDS encoding carboxypeptidase-like regulatory domain-containing protein, translating into MTKTGRIAKPLAGRVAGLCALLLPAMCCWLLSCTTPAEHSNPLDPESPAYQEKGTITGRVTSFYQPYSPLPGAEVRLLPGGESRRTSTFGEFTFSGLSPGRYMLLVTAEGFADDSAGVEVAARQTREVAFHLDAVPQVTGAKVTAAHVKTRASLSDTDFVFLTVTAEVSDGDGPNDLQRVQVEIPAAAFDDSLRRSSTPARWERTFSPEELRESGGRAINPYNLVGESFHISARDAPGAQARSAPFQLVRVIAEEPLPQQPANGQVLTSHSPQLQWFMPPLSFEHTFTIQVFKLIGGFPTLLLTISELPAGTMALPYPGRLTSGSYFWTVAVVDRFGNSSRSKEATFVVQ